catgAATGTTTGGGTTCAATTGCGCATCACAACCTCACCGCTCACCACCGCTCACCATCACCAACACCACACCCATCACTATATACCCTCAATTCATTGATCCACTTATTTATTCTTCACCTTCtaaccttttttttgaatttctcatcATCTTTATCCTCATCATCGACTAACACCACCACACACTGTACTAACCCGCTTTGAAATACGCACTCTTATTTAATCCTACCtatcaattatttattattaaaaataattccgaTTCGACATTGATTCAAACTGGTTGCAGACAGTTGCGTCATCTGTCGGATATGTTTTACGATTTTTGTCAGTTGATTCACCACTTTATTTCCTAATAATTCTAATGGAATTggtttttatccttttttaaaaagtgtcgGGCGTCTTTGACCACAATTTCTAGACATTtgatttcccctttttattcatttattttttaaaaaatttgcaatGAAAGAGAATTTGAATAAGAGAGAAGAGTTTGGCGAGGGGGGCGAGAGCGTAATTGAGAGACGATTTGTCAATTGTTTTGTTCTGATTTGGTCTGGTTccaactctctttttttcttttctctctctcattctctctctctctctctcgattgGCTGGCCAAATGGAAATGCGTGTAGAATGCGGGACGACGCTGCAGCGGACAGACACTGCTCAAAGGCGAATCGTCGGCGGAGACGAGGCCGGTTTCGGTACTTTTCCCTGgcaggtaaaaaaatacaaacgaaCTAAAttgctattttctttttattattttttattttaaagatgaaagaaataacgtttgaaattttgaattagGCGTACATTCGGATCGGATCGAGTCGTTGCGGTGGCTCTTTGCTCAACAATTATTACGTCGTCACGGCCGGCCATTGCGTCGCCAGGTGCGTCATCTCATCTCTCGTCGTTTGCCCCACATTGCGGCTAATAATGTTCACCActtccttattattattatcatcttctctctctctagctctatAGAATTTCTCTCTATGTAGAGTGGAATTGCGCAACACCATTTCACGATGTAGCACCCGATGACTCAtccatttttgttcttttattttaatgatgaTGCACAGGGCGAAAGCGGAACAAGTCAAGATCACGCTAGGCGAGTATTCGCTCAATTCTGACGTCGAGCCGCTGTCGCCCGTCCAGGTGGGCGTCGCCGAGATTCACGTCCACCCGTATTTCAAATTCACGCCGCAAGCCGATCGCTACGACGTGGCCGTCCTCCGACTGGACCGCTACGTCCCCTACGAGCCGCACATTTCGCCCATTTGTCTGCCGGAGAAGGGCGACGACTTCCTGGGCGAATACGCCTGGGCAGCCGGATGGGGAGCCATGCAAGCAGGTCGACACTCCATTCACAGTCTAATATTAACCGACCGACTTGATATAACTACAAATTATTGATGAATCATTTCTGGTTGATTCAACGGGGGAGAatggacaaatcaaaattcctAATTTtaggttttaattttaaaaattggctgctgatgcCATCAGGTTCCCGCGTTCGACCCAAGACGCTGCAGGTGGTAGACGTGCCCATCATCGACAACCGACAGTGCGAGGACTGGCACTCGTCCAAGGGCATCAACGTCATCATCTACGACGAGATGATGTGCGCCGGATATCGCAACGGAGGCAAAGATTCCTGCCAGGTATAATCAATTCAACTACGACTtgtaaatcaattttattcaatttaatttaattcaattgcaAATGATTCAACAGGGAGATTCGGGTGGTCCGTTGATGTTGCAGCAGAGCGGACGCTGGGAATTGGTGGGCATCGTCTCGGCCGGTTATTCATGCGCCCAAAACGGCCAGCCGGGCATCTACCATCGAGTGTCGTACACCACCGATTGGATTTCGCACATTGCCTTCTCTTAATCTCCGACAAGGACCATCATTTCTCTTGACGGGATCAAATTTAAatagagaaacaaacaaacaaaagagtgTAGCATATCTACTatattttttcgaaaagaaagaaaaacaattttttgaatatttttggaGGAGCGAGATGCGTGCAGATCACGTGCCGCCGTCTCTAGTCTCAACATCATCACGTCAGCAGCTCCTTAATTTGtgtttcgcctttttttcGATCCATCGCACCTGATTTGTTCCGACGGAAGAGAACGCTCGAATTCAGAGCGGAGATTGGCGACGATGCGGTGCTGgaatgaaataacaaaaaaagatgatcctattttttccaagtgtttttaaaaactgtACGTGTACATGTCATTGCGCAAAtcaatttcctgtttttttttttaagttttttgtcATCATATCGCGGGTTCGGGAGCAATAAGGGTGTGTCCATTTGTATCCGACGTCAGACGGATCACGCGCCAGCAgcaataaatgtatagagaTGAATGAGATACGACAGACACCCCAGTCCGATTTATATAAATGTACTACTGTCTCTACTATTCAGtccgtcttttctctctcctctttctctcCACGATTGTATTATGTTTCTAGCTCCTTTAATTGattcgtttattttattttttttaaattttccctgtcgtcgtcgtcgttgaccGCACGCAGACTATTGATACATGCAGGTGATTGGTAGGCTGGCACTACTAATTATGTCACTAACTTTCCAttcactttttcatttttggcagcagcagcagcagcgagtgATGCGCTGTGCGTCTATACGTTTAGAAATTCTTTCATCATTGAATTGATGAGGAATAATTGTTGTCCCTTTTTAaacacaaatttctttttcttgttattacATATTCCTTCTATTACCATCACGTCACCCAGCACCTCTTCTCTATGAataattgtttctatttttttctttaatcacACAGcccctcccaaaaaatgtttttctgttCAAATCCGGCCGCGTACAAGTTTGATTCACTTCACGCATGCGATTTTCgctcgtttcttcttctgtttattTCTTCTTAATGGGAACAAATCTCAGCCGATGACTGTGGATTTCGTGTGTGGCTGCTGTCGTGTGTTGCTGGAATTTACGTTGAATACATGaccaaacattttaaaaagtgtataacAGAAATACCATGAAATAGCCTACTACGTTTGACCTACATTTTCAAGATCAGCTGTTGAGCATTTCAAGGACAAGGTTTTGACGTGCCACGAATTTTGATTGTGACATTAACTTATATGAGCCAAATAAGAAATTCATCAGAATCGTATAGAAGTTGATTGACGCAGTAGCCGAATTTCGGACAGACTTCCATAACAGAAAAACCGGTCGgtctgaaaattttttgttttttctttgattgtttGATAAACTTGTCTATTATGCAGGTCTGATTTCTCCACCAGATAATAGAATTGACACGTAGCCTATggcgttgtttgtttttacccAGTTCCTTGGCAATAGCAAATTGGAGACTTTCAAATTTCGGAATTGGAAGTAAAACCGGCCCAAAAGTACACGTCACGGTGAACCGGCTGTATAGCTGTTTGTGCCTAATAGCAGGCTGGCAGCATGTCTGACCGTGAAAAAATTGAGGTACACACAGGTGTGTAGTGACCTTATAGACATCAAATTTGGTTTACCTGCAAAACagttttaatattattttgtttttatagttGAACTTTCCCTTCACTCGGCCTTGATGACACCTTGGAAAACCAAATGTTCAAAGCTGTCAAATCATCAATGAAGGATAACTGGTGTTTTAATCATTGTCCCAATAGGGAAATGCAGAAATGGCTGGGGAATATAAATAGGGGCCTGCTCCGAATCTTTCACCACATCACAACCAGCTGCTTAGTGTTTAATCTGTTGGGATTCATCATTAAATCGTGTTTAGTCGAGCATCTGCGTTATCGCGTGATTGCAAAGAACACCAACCCAGTAACAAAATGGGTTCATTCAAAGTAAGTTGTCGACATAATTCATTGTCCTTTTTGCACTTGTATCAATAACACTGACTTTAATTGTTCTCTAATATAGATTGTGTTGATCCTTGCGGTCCTAATGGCAGTGGCTTACGCCATGGAGATTAGTGCCGATGCTCACGAATTAGCCGTCGCTGAAGAGACCAGCGATTTGGAGCCGATCCTTTCGCCGGATTTGGCGATGGATGAGAAGAAATACAAAGTTTATTACAAGCGAAAGtacaaatacaaaaagaagGGTAATGAGCAAATAATCTAatcctaattaaaaaaaaaaaaaaaactaatttttgaaattgtttcaatCGATTATCAGGTGGACATCGAAGCTACGGAGGAGGATACGGAAGAGGAGGTGGATATGGGGGGCGaggaggtggaggaggaggtggtggcggcggatcCAGCGAAGAATCCGGCCGTTAATTGATTTACTTTCGCACAAATCTTTCCAGAttgaatttcatatttttcaactcgaatttatttatttacaatgtactattctatttgaatgaactcggtaaaaaacaaatggggtcacaaaaacattttgaattgattgtctactctctaagaaacgctgtgttgaaaaagggaaacatgaccatgctttgaaaatattctaaattctatgttttcaaaacggaaacacaaagtttaaaaaatgaagtaaatttctttttctcatttttacctTCGCGCCACTTTAGACATTAAACCTAATAAACGCCCCTCATAAAACGACACATGATTTAACTAAACATTGCGttaagaaaaggtaaaaatgttaactttttGCATCTCTTTGGCGggatgtaaaaaacaaacattttgaaacatcaacaaatgaaataagtaTATATAGCGTGAATTGGTTTGATAATCAAGTTTATTGCAAACCTTATCTTTAGTTTGTATACATCCTAGCAGAAAATTATCAACGGCTTGTTTCGTCCAAATTTCACACAGCGGCGGTAGAGTAATTATTCAACATACTTAATAAAAGGTCCGTGCCACTTATTTTTCTAGAGTACTTAAATTGTGTTCCTACTTATCTGTATAACTGTGATTTACAGATGAGTATGTTAACATACTTattcatgaaataaaaaatattactgCGATGGGTATTGAACTCGGGACTCCCGGGTCCCAGCCCGATGCTGATCCACTGCGCCAAtctgaatttatttatatcaATCCTTCCCAATAATGGCATATTACGATGGGCGTTGGGActtggaaaatttttccgaatgTCCAAACACTTCCAATTCGCTTCGTAGCACCCatcacacacaccacacaaatgaattaaaaaacattatgtGAGCCATTTGGCGACACACTCGATGCATAGATATGCTTAGTCAACTATATCGACGGACAAACTAGATGTATAGGCCATTTCACGCACCGTGCCTATGCACGTTACGTATGTTTAGGCAATACGCATACATATAGCATACGAAAGAACAGTACTTAATGAAAAGCTTTTTTACAC
Above is a genomic segment from Daphnia pulicaria isolate SC F1-1A chromosome 8, SC_F0-13Bv2, whole genome shotgun sequence containing:
- the LOC124311148 gene encoding testisin-like isoform X1, with protein sequence MSPTGRKNHPWLSLATCYLLMASTAIFVAAQHEPDRPLDQEQVISDLRQLLDLQFDLTNNGSAEISPVNLMKRMSNLRQLRDPHTMNRLAQMARQRPPPPPPFAIQQPGRFNNFRYPPTPSTFMGAPPPPPNFQPAKQQPDHHPNLYLGVDGHLQSPRNNELSESNRRIFFGDSKICYTDSCEFFLLCWLTGGLIQKSCGGFLFACCHRPGISPEPPTPYVDSLEHPVVSYGPVRSDAQCGTTLQRTDTAQRRIVGGDEAGFGTFPWQAYIRIGSSRCGGSLLNNYYVVTAGHCVARAKAEQVKITLGEYSLNSDVEPLSPVQVGVAEIHVHPYFKFTPQADRYDVAVLRLDRYVPYEPHISPICLPEKGDDFLGEYAWAAGWGAMQAGSRVRPKTLQVVDVPIIDNRQCEDWHSSKGINVIIYDEMMCAGYRNGGKDSCQGDSGGPLMLQQSGRWELVGIVSAGYSCAQNGQPGIYHRVSYTTDWISHIAFS
- the LOC124311148 gene encoding serine proteinase stubble-like isoform X2; this encodes MSPTGRKNHPWLSLATCYLLMASTAIFVAAQHEPDRPLDQEQVISDLRQLLDLQFDLTNNGSAEISPVNLMKRMSNLRQLRDPHTMNRLAQMARQRPPPPPPFAIQQPGRFNNFRYPPTPSTFMGAPPPPPNFQPAKQQPDHHPNLYLGVDGHLQSPRNNEQCGTTLQRTDTAQRRIVGGDEAGFGTFPWQAYIRIGSSRCGGSLLNNYYVVTAGHCVARAKAEQVKITLGEYSLNSDVEPLSPVQVGVAEIHVHPYFKFTPQADRYDVAVLRLDRYVPYEPHISPICLPEKGDDFLGEYAWAAGWGAMQAGSRVRPKTLQVVDVPIIDNRQCEDWHSSKGINVIIYDEMMCAGYRNGGKDSCQGDSGGPLMLQQSGRWELVGIVSAGYSCAQNGQPGIYHRVSYTTDWISHIAFS